Proteins co-encoded in one Candidatus Blochmannia sp. SNP genomic window:
- the pheT gene encoding phenylalanine--tRNA ligase subunit beta, producing the protein MKFSEMWIREWTNPSISSIKLVNQLTMAGFKVNEVKPVSNIFYGVVIGEIVECKIHPNFNNVWITKVNDGSNKLLNIVCDAANCRENIRTVIANVGSILPNGHKVKLTIIRGQQSEGMLCTFSALGIMHHAVGIIELPTDAPIGQDFYNYLHLNDNIFEINVTPNRGDCLNIIGISREIAAINHLKLKKIKINSITPTINETIPISIEVPDACPQFLGRILKNIHITVPTPLWITEKLRRCGICSVNVVTDIANYVLLELGHPVYIIDYEKIEGNIIRIRFSQIGETLSLSNNNNLKLFPNTIVISDFKKPLSIAGITIPNQYCICSNTCHIMLQSAFFKPSTIASQSKLYHMHDLFSFRYARGVDPSISKLALDRVTSLLLKICGGYPGPIISIINNDILPKPTNIILNRTKLNKILGFNILDKEITHILTRLGFKTEFLNKTWKVLTPTWRFDISIEENLIAEIIRINGYNNIPNIFIPTKLITNYNPTSTISLSRIKNLLIDRGYQEIITYSFVNPNIQKLLHPQQDPLILKNPITLDMSTMRLSLWPGLIKSVVYNQNRQQKQVKLFESGMCFIPKKTAENQVYQNFMIAGIRSGFRFNEHWDLTEHPVDFYDIKGDVESLLNITNKLSYVKFKKYTHPALHSGQSAAIYLNNVCIGYIGMIHPAIQAKLNLRLHTLVFELSWNMISRPTLSKITTVSKFPKNYRDISIIVPDNISAESVITECKKIAHQDQLVEIKLSDVYKGQGIPKGFKSFTIKLFLQSKTHTLKEEEISDIVNKCSTILIKRFHGTLR; encoded by the coding sequence ATGAAATTTAGTGAGATGTGGATACGAGAATGGACAAACCCATCTATTAGTAGCATCAAATTAGTTAATCAATTGACTATGGCTGGATTTAAGGTTAATGAAGTAAAGCCTGTTTCTAATATTTTTTATGGAGTAGTTATTGGTGAAATCGTAGAATGTAAAATACATCCAAACTTCAATAATGTATGGATAACAAAAGTAAACGACGGTAGTAATAAATTATTGAATATTGTTTGTGATGCTGCTAATTGTCGTGAAAATATTCGAACAGTGATTGCTAATGTAGGATCAATATTACCAAATGGACATAAAGTTAAACTAACTATTATACGAGGACAACAATCAGAAGGAATGCTATGTACTTTTTCAGCATTAGGAATAATGCATCACGCAGTAGGTATAATAGAATTACCTACTGATGCGCCTATTGGGCAAGACTTCTATAATTATTTACACCTTAATGATAATATCTTTGAAATAAATGTTACTCCTAATAGAGGAGATTGTCTTAATATCATCGGAATTTCCAGAGAAATAGCAGCTATCAATCACCTCAAATTAAAAAAAATAAAAATAAATTCAATTACACCAACAATTAATGAAACCATTCCAATTTCTATTGAAGTTCCTGATGCATGTCCACAATTTCTAGGAAGAATTTTAAAAAACATTCATATTACTGTTCCTACACCCTTATGGATAACAGAAAAACTACGCCGTTGTGGAATCTGTTCAGTAAATGTAGTAACTGATATTGCTAATTATGTATTACTAGAACTGGGACATCCAGTTTATATTATTGATTATGAAAAAATTGAAGGTAACATAATACGCATACGGTTCTCACAAATCGGAGAAACATTAAGTCTCTCTAATAACAATAATTTAAAATTATTTCCCAATACAATAGTAATCTCTGATTTCAAAAAACCATTATCAATAGCTGGAATAACTATTCCTAATCAATATTGCATTTGCTCCAACACCTGTCACATCATGTTACAATCTGCTTTTTTTAAACCATCTACTATCGCAAGTCAATCTAAATTATATCATATGCACGATCTTTTTTCCTTTCGTTATGCAAGAGGAGTTGATCCAAGCATATCTAAATTAGCTTTAGATCGCGTTACATCATTATTATTAAAAATCTGTGGCGGTTATCCCGGTCCAATAATAAGCATAATAAATAATGATATATTACCGAAACCAACCAATATTATATTAAATCGTACCAAATTAAACAAAATTCTTGGGTTCAATATCCTGGATAAAGAAATCACACATATTCTAACACGACTTGGCTTTAAAACTGAATTTTTAAATAAGACTTGGAAAGTACTAACGCCAACTTGGCGTTTTGATATTTCTATAGAAGAAAATTTAATTGCAGAAATAATACGTATTAATGGATACAACAATATCCCTAATATTTTTATTCCTACGAAATTAATAACAAATTATAACCCTACCTCAACTATATCATTATCAAGGATAAAAAATCTATTAATAGATCGTGGTTATCAAGAAATAATAACATATAGTTTCGTAAATCCTAACATTCAAAAATTATTGCACCCACAACAAGATCCATTAATTTTAAAAAATCCAATTACATTAGATATGTCTACTATGAGGCTATCTTTATGGCCTGGATTAATCAAATCAGTGGTTTATAATCAAAATAGACAACAAAAACAAGTTAAATTATTTGAAAGCGGTATGTGCTTTATCCCAAAAAAAACTGCTGAAAACCAAGTATATCAAAATTTTATGATAGCTGGAATACGATCTGGTTTTAGATTTAATGAACATTGGGATTTAACAGAACATCCAGTAGATTTTTACGATATAAAAGGAGATGTAGAATCACTACTAAATATAACCAATAAATTAAGTTATGTAAAATTTAAAAAATATACACATCCCGCGCTACATTCTGGACAAAGCGCAGCGATTTATTTAAATAATGTATGTATTGGATATATTGGGATGATTCATCCTGCTATACAAGCGAAATTAAATTTACGATTACACACACTAGTATTTGAATTGTCATGGAATATGATTTCTCGACCCACATTATCTAAAATTACTACCGTTTCTAAATTTCCAAAAAATTACCGTGATATTTCTATAATAGTACCGGACAATATTTCTGCAGAATCTGTTATTACTGAATGTAAAAAAATTGCTCATCAAGATCAATTAGTTGAAATCAAGTTATCTGATGTCTATAAAGGACAAGGTATACCAAAAGGTTTTAAAAGTTTTACTATTAAACTATTTTTACAAAGTAAAACCCATACTTTAAAAGAAGAAGAAATTTCTGATATTGTTAATAAATGCTCAACAATTTTAATAAAACGTTTTCATGGCACCTTAAGATAA
- the pheS gene encoding phenylalanine--tRNA ligase subunit alpha, with product MSLDLIHKLVMEAQSAIIQSNSINTLELIRIKFLGKKGYLNQQIKTLNNYSLDVRPKLGTAINQAKKDIYTLFIERQNILKSKNIRKTLTTDTLDVTLPGRLSDIGTHHPITSTIKRMKLFFNALGFSITHGPEIDDDYFNFDALNIPIYHPSRDEHDTFWFDEKRLLRTHTSGIQIRTMANTSPPIRIISFGRVYRKDYDQNHTPMFHQMEGLMIDYNINLCHLKKILYDFLYNFFGKKISLRFRPSYFPFTEPSAEIDVIDQKTGNWLELLGCGMIHPKILHQANINTKKFSGFAFGIGVERLTMLLYNINDIRIFFKNDLQFLNQFQ from the coding sequence ATGTCATTAGATCTTATACATAAACTAGTTATGGAAGCACAATCAGCCATAATACAATCTAATAGCATAAATACTTTAGAATTAATACGTATTAAATTTTTAGGTAAAAAGGGATACTTAAATCAACAAATTAAAACTCTTAATAATTATTCATTAGATGTACGACCTAAATTAGGTACAGCTATTAATCAAGCAAAAAAAGATATATATACATTATTCATTGAACGACAAAATATTTTAAAATCAAAAAATATAAGAAAAACCTTAACTACTGATACGCTAGATGTCACTTTACCAGGACGTTTATCAGATATAGGCACACATCACCCAATAACAAGTACCATAAAACGTATGAAGCTTTTTTTTAACGCTTTAGGATTTTCTATAACACACGGACCAGAAATTGACGATGATTATTTTAATTTTGATGCGCTAAATATTCCCATATACCACCCTTCCCGAGACGAACACGACACCTTTTGGTTTGATGAAAAACGATTACTTCGCACACATACTTCTGGTATTCAAATACGTACTATGGCTAACACAAGTCCTCCGATTCGGATCATTTCTTTTGGACGAGTATATCGTAAAGATTATGATCAAAATCACACACCTATGTTCCATCAAATGGAAGGTTTAATGATAGATTATAACATTAATTTATGTCACCTAAAAAAAATATTATATGACTTTTTATATAATTTTTTTGGAAAAAAAATTTCTTTACGTTTCAGACCATCTTATTTCCCATTTACAGAACCATCTGCAGAAATAGATGTAATAGATCAAAAAACAGGAAATTGGTTAGAACTATTAGGATGTGGTATGATACATCCTAAGATTTTACACCAAGCAAATATTAATACAAAAAAGTTTTCAGGATTCGCTTTCGGAATAGGAGTAGAACGACTAACAATGTTGCTTTACAATATCAACGATATACGTATTTTTTTTAAAAATGATTTACAATTTCTTAATCAATTTCAATAA
- the rplT gene encoding 50S ribosomal protein L20, with translation MTRVKNSVVARARHKKILKQASGYYGARSRTYRVAYQSVIKSGQYSYRDRRQKKRLFRRLWINRINAASRACGISYNYLINGLHKSNVYINRKMLADIAIYDKETFSVLVDKAKN, from the coding sequence ATGACACGAGTCAAAAATAGTGTAGTGGCACGTGCTCGCCATAAAAAAATATTAAAACAAGCATCAGGTTACTATGGCGCTAGATCTCGTACTTATCGTGTTGCCTATCAATCAGTAATAAAATCTGGACAATATTCTTATCGGGATCGTCGCCAGAAGAAACGTTTGTTTCGTAGATTATGGATTAATCGCATCAATGCTGCATCGCGAGCATGTGGTATTTCTTATAATTATTTAATAAATGGATTGCACAAATCTAATGTTTATATTAACAGAAAAATGCTTGCTGATATAGCTATTTACGATAAAGAAACATTTTCTGTTTTAGTCGACAAGGCAAAAAATTGA
- the rpmI gene encoding 50S ribosomal protein L35 — protein sequence MPKIKTLQAASKRFKITALGKYKYKHAHMRHILTKKSTKHKRHLRQKSILPKIYLTTIMRCLPYI from the coding sequence ATGCCTAAAATTAAAACACTTCAAGCAGCTAGTAAACGATTTAAAATAACAGCTTTGGGAAAATATAAATATAAACACGCTCATATGCGACATATTTTAACTAAAAAATCTACCAAACATAAACGCCATTTACGTCAAAAATCTATACTCCCTAAAATTTATCTAACTACGATTATGAGATGCTTACCATATATATAG
- the infC gene encoding translation initiation factor IF-3 gives MKSGKKIQSIRLNRINREINAHKVRLTGVDGKQIGVVSLHEALKQSEDIGLDLVEVSPNSDPPVCRIMNYGKFLYEKNKSTKEQKKKQKVIHVKEIKFRPATDEGDYQIKLRNLIKFINEGDKVKITLRFRGGELIHHQLGTKMLHRIRNELNELTTVEFLSNKIEGRQMTMILNPKKK, from the coding sequence ATTAAATCAGGAAAAAAAATACAATCAATACGATTGAATCGTATCAATAGAGAAATTAATGCTCACAAGGTCCGTCTAACTGGAGTAGACGGAAAACAAATTGGCGTAGTTAGTTTACATGAAGCACTTAAGCAATCTGAAGATATTGGTCTTGATTTAGTTGAAGTCAGTCCTAATTCTGATCCACCTGTATGTAGAATTATGAACTATGGTAAGTTTCTGTATGAAAAAAATAAATCTACAAAAGAACAAAAGAAAAAGCAAAAGGTGATTCATGTTAAAGAAATAAAATTCAGACCAGCTACCGATGAAGGAGATTATCAAATTAAATTACGTAATTTAATTAAATTTATTAACGAAGGAGACAAAGTAAAGATAACTTTGCGCTTTAGAGGAGGTGAATTAATTCACCATCAACTCGGTACAAAAATGTTACACCGTATACGCAATGAATTAAATGAATTAACAACAGTAGAATTTTTATCCAATAAAATTGAAGGACGTCAAATGACCATGATTTTAAATCCAAAAAAAAAATAA
- the thrS gene encoding threonine--tRNA ligase: MLVIISNNGNKYQYNHPVSPLQIAKDTDSTLSKNCIAARVNGKIIDITDLIYHDSTLEFINAEDNIGLNIIRHSCAHLLGYAIKQLWPVTKMALGSVINTEFYYDIDLDYRLTNNDLITLEKHMILLANKNYNIIKKSVTWMQAKKIFLSLGETYKVSLLNEHINPTEHIKLYYHKKYIDMCRGPHVPNISFCRNFKLYKISTSYWRGNSKNKKLQRIYGFTWANKQQFEMSKYNTLQNPKKHDHRNLAKQLHLYHIQKEASGMIFWHENGWILLQELKKIIRTQLKIYKYQEVKSPIMIDQALWKKTGHWDNYHEHIFTTSSENHEYCVKPMNCPGHIQIFNQDIRSYKDLPYRIAEFGNCHRNEPSGSLHGLLRTREFTQDDGHIFCAKTQIFDELNHCIKMMYDVYNIFGFKTILVKLSTRPKKRIGTDSIWDTAEQYLSTALQNNNISFQYQPNDGAFYGPKIEFILLDSFDRTWQCGTIQLDFSLPNLLNARYIDHKNNRVAPVIIHRAILGSMERFIGLITEEYAGFFPTWLAPIQVVLINVTNQQSEYVSIIEKKLINKKIRTKVDLRNEKIGFKIRYYTLQRVPYMLICGNKEINQNTVAIRTYRGKKLNNYNIDVFIKKLLYEINNYSFHQMEE; this comes from the coding sequence ATGCTTGTAATCATTTCAAATAACGGAAATAAATATCAATATAATCATCCAGTATCTCCTTTACAAATTGCTAAAGATACGGATTCGACATTATCTAAAAATTGTATAGCTGCACGAGTAAATGGAAAAATTATTGATATTACAGATTTAATATATCACGATTCAACATTAGAATTTATCAATGCAGAAGACAATATAGGATTAAATATAATTCGCCATTCTTGCGCACATTTATTAGGGTATGCTATAAAACAGTTATGGCCCGTAACCAAAATGGCGCTTGGTTCAGTAATAAACACAGAATTTTATTATGATATAGATCTTGATTATCGTCTTACTAATAACGACTTAATAACTCTAGAAAAACACATGATTCTTCTTGCTAATAAGAATTACAATATCATAAAAAAAAGCGTTACTTGGATGCAAGCCAAAAAAATTTTCTTATCCCTTGGAGAAACATACAAAGTCTCTTTGCTCAATGAGCATATTAATCCAACTGAACATATTAAATTATATTATCATAAAAAATATATAGATATGTGTCGCGGACCACATGTACCTAATATTAGTTTTTGTAGAAATTTTAAATTATATAAGATTTCTACATCTTATTGGCGTGGAAATAGTAAAAATAAAAAACTACAACGTATTTATGGTTTTACTTGGGCTAACAAACAGCAATTTGAAATGTCAAAATATAATACATTACAAAATCCTAAAAAACATGATCACCGTAACCTTGCTAAACAATTACACTTATATCACATACAAAAAGAAGCTTCCGGCATGATATTTTGGCATGAAAATGGATGGATTTTATTACAAGAATTAAAAAAAATTATACGAACACAACTTAAAATATATAAATACCAAGAAGTTAAAAGTCCTATTATGATTGATCAAGCGTTATGGAAAAAAACTGGCCATTGGGATAATTATCATGAACACATATTTACTACTTCTTCAGAAAATCATGAGTATTGCGTTAAACCAATGAATTGTCCAGGACATATTCAAATTTTTAATCAAGACATTAGATCTTATAAAGATTTGCCTTATCGTATTGCTGAATTTGGAAATTGCCACAGAAATGAACCATCTGGATCTTTACATGGATTATTAAGAACACGAGAATTCACCCAAGATGACGGCCACATTTTCTGCGCAAAAACACAAATATTCGATGAATTAAACCACTGTATTAAAATGATGTATGATGTATATAATATATTCGGATTTAAAACAATTTTAGTAAAACTATCCACTCGTCCAAAAAAACGGATTGGAACAGATTCAATATGGGATACAGCAGAACAATATTTATCTACTGCACTTCAGAATAATAATATCTCATTTCAATATCAACCTAATGATGGTGCATTTTATGGTCCTAAAATAGAATTTATTTTACTCGATTCTTTTGATAGAACTTGGCAATGTGGTACAATACAGCTAGATTTTTCTTTACCAAATTTACTAAATGCACGCTATATAGACCATAAGAATAATCGCGTAGCTCCCGTAATAATTCACAGAGCGATCCTTGGTTCCATGGAACGATTTATTGGTTTAATTACAGAAGAATATGCAGGATTTTTTCCGACATGGTTAGCCCCAATACAAGTTGTCCTGATTAATGTCACTAATCAACAATCTGAATATGTTTCTATTATAGAAAAAAAACTAATAAATAAAAAAATAAGAACAAAAGTAGACTTGAGAAATGAAAAAATAGGATTTAAAATTCGCTATTATACTTTACAACGTGTACCTTATATGCTGATTTGTGGTAATAAAGAAATAAATCAAAATACAGTAGCCATACGTACTTATCGTGGTAAAAAGTTAAATAACTATAATATTGATGTATTTATAAAAAAATTACTATATGAAATTAACAATTATAGTTTTCATCAAATGGAGGAATAA
- the kdsA gene encoding 3-deoxy-8-phosphooctulonate synthase: protein MRQLTVDIIDIKVSNNLPLVLFGGMNVLESRDVVMKVCEHYAHITQKLNIPYIFKASFDKANRSSIDSYRGPGLEKGLRLFQELKKMFGVKIMTDVHEINQAHIASEVVDVLQIPAFLARQTDLIESVAKTGMAMNIKKPQYMSPTQIVHIVNKCRSFKNNKIILCERGTLFGYDNLIVDMLGFNIMNHISQGCPIIVDVSHSLQKRDPLSSSSGGRNPQIYDIARASTAVGIAGLFLEAHPNPNYAKCDGPSALPLNKLEHFLKQMKAIDELIKSF, encoded by the coding sequence ATGCGACAATTAACAGTTGATATTATCGATATAAAAGTATCAAATAATTTACCGTTAGTACTATTTGGAGGAATGAACGTTTTAGAGTCACGAGACGTAGTTATGAAAGTTTGTGAACATTATGCTCACATAACTCAAAAATTAAATATACCTTACATATTTAAAGCATCTTTCGACAAAGCAAACCGTTCATCAATTGACTCATATCGTGGGCCAGGATTAGAAAAGGGTTTACGCTTATTTCAGGAATTAAAAAAAATGTTCGGAGTTAAGATTATGACTGACGTACATGAAATTAATCAAGCACATATTGCATCAGAAGTAGTAGATGTATTACAAATTCCAGCATTTTTAGCGCGTCAAACAGATTTAATTGAATCTGTAGCAAAAACTGGAATGGCAATGAACATAAAAAAACCACAATATATGAGTCCAACACAAATAGTACATATTGTTAATAAATGTCGTTCATTTAAAAATAACAAGATAATTTTATGCGAACGAGGTACTTTATTTGGATATGATAACTTAATAGTAGATATGTTAGGATTTAACATAATGAATCACATTTCTCAAGGTTGTCCAATAATAGTAGATGTTTCACATTCTTTACAAAAACGTGATCCTTTAAGTTCTTCTTCCGGAGGAAGAAATCCACAGATTTATGATATAGCTAGAGCCAGTACAGCAGTAGGTATAGCTGGATTATTTCTTGAAGCGCACCCAAATCCAAATTATGCTAAATGCGATGGGCCTTCTGCATTACCCTTAAATAAACTAGAACATTTTTTAAAACAAATGAAAGCTATCGATGAACTAATAAAATCATTTTAA
- the prmC gene encoding peptide chain release factor N(5)-glutamine methyltransferase, protein MTWDQWLYWATLNLKKSISPKRDAEIILEKVINKPRAQLLGFGETVLKYDTIIKLKSLIYRRKKGEPIAYIIGSKEFWSLNFKVAPGVFIPRSDTECLVKQVLDLLHTPTNKLNVLDLGTGVGTIALALSSERPNWNITGVDFQKQALFIACQNKIFLNLKNVKFIYGNWFKYLVRKKFNLIVSNPPYIAKHDSCLRIRDMNFEPKNALISEQSGLADLTIICKLSTQHLHQNGWLFLEHGWNQGKYIRTLFYKFGFTHIHTIRDYHHYERVTYGQWISH, encoded by the coding sequence ATGACATGGGATCAGTGGTTATATTGGGCTACTTTAAATCTAAAAAAATCTATAAGTCCAAAAAGAGACGCTGAAATTATTTTAGAAAAAGTTATAAATAAACCTCGTGCCCAACTGTTAGGATTTGGAGAAACTGTATTAAAGTATGATACTATCATTAAACTAAAATCTTTAATTTATCGTAGAAAAAAAGGAGAACCTATAGCCTATATAATTGGTTCAAAGGAATTCTGGTCCTTAAATTTTAAAGTAGCTCCAGGTGTATTTATTCCTAGATCAGACACTGAATGCTTAGTAAAACAGGTTCTTGACCTACTACATACGCCTACCAATAAATTAAATGTTTTAGATCTTGGAACTGGAGTAGGAACAATAGCTTTAGCTCTTTCATCAGAAAGACCAAATTGGAATATTACAGGAGTAGACTTCCAGAAGCAAGCATTATTTATTGCTTGCCAAAATAAAATTTTTCTCAATTTAAAAAACGTAAAATTTATATATGGAAACTGGTTTAAATATTTAGTAAGGAAAAAATTTAATCTTATTGTCAGTAATCCGCCATATATCGCTAAACATGATTCATGTCTAAGAATTAGAGACATGAATTTTGAACCTAAAAATGCATTAATATCAGAACAATCAGGTTTAGCAGATTTAACAATAATTTGTAAGCTTTCTACTCAACATTTACATCAAAATGGATGGCTGTTTCTAGAGCATGGCTGGAATCAAGGAAAATATATACGAACATTATTTTATAAATTTGGATTTACTCATATCCATACAATACGTGATTATCATCATTACGAACGTGTAACATATGGGCAATGGATATCCCACTAA
- the prfA gene encoding peptide chain release factor 1 produces the protein MNPAITKKLIVLQERFNILEKLLNEPDIICDKERFCVLSKEHARLSEIVICFKRWLNMQREITNIKEMLSDTDMHDIAQDELKEFYLNQNNLEQNLKILLLPTDPNDKLGCFIELRAGTGGKEAAIFAGELFRMYARYSEVRRWKIEIINATYGEYGGYKEIIAKIPDKGTYGQLKFESGGHRVQRVPHTESQGRIHTSTCTIAVIPVIPNIKLPSINPNDLRIDTFRSSGAGGQHVNTTDSAIRITHIPSGLVVECQDERSQHKNKAKALSVLGSRLHAIEMKRRQKEVSCTRRNLLGTGDRSDRIRTYNFQQGRITDHRISFTSYKLNDIMNGNLDILMQSIVDKHQANQLDKLLESEQ, from the coding sequence ATGAACCCTGCTATCACTAAAAAACTAATAGTATTACAAGAACGTTTCAATATATTAGAAAAATTACTCAATGAACCTGATATTATTTGTGATAAAGAACGTTTTTGTGTTTTATCTAAGGAACATGCACGCTTATCTGAAATAGTTATTTGTTTTAAACGTTGGTTAAATATGCAACGAGAAATAACTAACATCAAAGAAATGCTTTCAGATACAGATATGCATGATATTGCGCAAGATGAATTAAAAGAATTTTATTTAAATCAGAATAATCTTGAGCAAAATTTAAAAATACTATTGTTACCTACAGACCCTAATGATAAATTAGGTTGTTTTATAGAATTGCGCGCTGGCACTGGTGGAAAAGAAGCAGCAATTTTCGCAGGAGAATTATTCCGAATGTATGCTCGTTATTCAGAGGTGCGTCGATGGAAAATAGAAATTATCAATGCTACTTATGGCGAATACGGTGGTTATAAAGAAATAATTGCAAAAATTCCTGACAAAGGAACATATGGGCAGTTAAAGTTCGAATCTGGAGGACATCGTGTACAAAGAGTACCTCACACTGAATCTCAAGGTCGAATTCATACTTCAACTTGCACAATCGCTGTAATTCCAGTAATACCAAATATTAAACTTCCTAGTATTAATCCGAATGACTTAAGAATCGATACTTTTAGATCGTCAGGGGCAGGAGGACAACATGTAAACACCACTGATTCAGCAATTCGTATTACCCATATACCAAGCGGGTTAGTTGTAGAATGCCAGGACGAACGATCACAGCATAAAAATAAAGCTAAAGCATTATCAGTACTGGGCTCTAGATTACATGCTATTGAAATGAAACGGCGACAAAAAGAAGTGTCATGCACTCGACGTAACTTACTAGGTACTGGAGATCGATCTGATCGCATCCGTACATATAATTTCCAACAAGGTCGTATTACTGACCATCGTATTTCTTTTACATCATACAAACTAAATGATATAATGAATGGAAATTTAGATATTTTGATGCAATCAATAGTCGATAAGCATCAAGCTAATCAACTTGATAAACTATTAGAGTCAGAACAATGA
- the lolB gene encoding lipoprotein insertase outer membrane protein LolB — MYRHICFRLFGIAVFICVSCVHYHNFSLHENKLVAYMWNNHKKLISHMLNYQAQGAVIYTINNQRKGYVPFIWTKDNNHCYIKLFNVFGLTIISISVENGVVSILSNIFHQNNDLKNEIQKWFVDISYFIEQLQQWLLGLPNSNAEYNLNSIGCLSHINYRYKNKNISIYYRHYYANSIPILPKVLDVYYDQYYIRLIINNWNIR, encoded by the coding sequence ATGTATCGACATATATGTTTTCGATTGTTTGGAATAGCTGTTTTTATTTGTGTTTCTTGCGTTCATTATCATAATTTTAGTTTGCATGAAAACAAATTAGTAGCGTATATGTGGAATAATCATAAGAAATTAATATCCCACATGCTTAATTATCAAGCGCAAGGAGCTGTTATTTATACGATTAACAATCAAAGAAAGGGGTATGTTCCATTTATTTGGACTAAAGATAATAACCATTGCTATATAAAGTTATTTAATGTTTTTGGATTAACTATAATTTCTATATCTGTGGAAAACGGAGTTGTTTCTATCTTAAGTAATATATTCCATCAAAATAATGATTTAAAAAATGAAATTCAAAAATGGTTTGTAGATATTAGTTATTTTATAGAACAGTTACAACAATGGCTTCTCGGATTACCTAATAGCAACGCAGAATATAATTTAAATTCTATCGGTTGTTTATCTCATATAAATTATCGTTATAAGAATAAAAACATATCTATATATTATCGCCATTACTATGCTAATAGCATACCAATTTTACCTAAAGTTTTAGATGTATATTATGACCAATATTATATTAGGTTGATAATAAATAACTGGAATATACGATGA
- the ispE gene encoding 4-(cytidine 5'-diphospho)-2-C-methyl-D-erythritol kinase produces the protein MNYQWPSPGKLNLFLYITGYCASDYHCLQTLFQFIDYGDSIEVLVTDSGRIRLFTEMNGLIMHRDNLIVRAAKLLQHYCWPDKKSSLGADIFLNKVLPIGSGLGGASSNAATVLMILNQKWRCYLNKNILMRLGLMLGSDVPVFIYGYSSFAEGIGDVLTPVFIPEKWYLLVIPPISISTAAIFQMYKLKSRFYSPYRSMRELLSLSFSNDFEEIVKEIFPEIKIYFKHLSQYAFTRITGTGSCIFSEFNTENLAYQVQSYLPSWMKSIVTRGINLSPLHQKLLKYNTLVL, from the coding sequence ATGAATTATCAATGGCCATCTCCAGGAAAACTTAATTTGTTTCTGTATATTACTGGGTATTGTGCAAGTGATTACCATTGCTTACAGACTTTGTTTCAATTTATTGATTATGGTGATAGTATCGAAGTATTAGTAACAGACAGTGGAAGAATTAGATTGTTTACTGAGATGAATGGTTTAATAATGCATCGCGATAATTTGATTGTGCGCGCGGCAAAGTTGTTACAACATTATTGTTGGCCTGATAAAAAATCTTCTCTTGGTGCAGATATTTTTCTTAATAAAGTGTTACCTATCGGATCTGGTTTAGGTGGTGCTTCTTCTAATGCTGCAACTGTTTTAATGATACTTAATCAGAAATGGCGTTGTTACTTGAATAAAAATATTTTAATGCGTTTAGGTTTGATGTTAGGATCTGATGTACCAGTGTTTATATATGGGTATTCATCATTTGCTGAAGGAATTGGCGATGTGCTTACACCAGTTTTTATACCTGAAAAGTGGTATCTTCTTGTTATCCCACCGATTAGTATCAGCACTGCGGCGATTTTTCAAATGTATAAATTAAAAAGTCGTTTTTATTCTCCATATCGTTCAATGCGAGAGTTATTATCTTTGTCTTTTAGTAATGATTTCGAAGAAATTGTAAAAGAAATATTTCCTGAAATAAAAATATATTTTAAGCATTTATCACAATACGCATTTACACGAATTACAGGGACAGGTTCGTGTATTTTTTCTGAATTTAATACCGAAAATCTTGCTTATCAAGTTCAAAGTTACTTGC